One region of Mycolicibacterium lutetiense genomic DNA includes:
- a CDS encoding DUF58 domain-containing protein has translation MGVLLQEVKAQTLAGNRLSGPNGVSRGLLEGEHRSMFHGRSLEFDDLRPYIPGDDVRDIDWKASARSTDVLVKRFVSYRQQRVLMVADLGRNMLALAAGGEVKQRVVLNAVGLVGLIAISKGDEMGLVYGDATGSAHMPNRRGEAHLEHILERVNRHHVADSGHSDLSTQLEYVQQHFRRRHIVFVVSDEPDVSAGLTEQFRKVAARHDVYWITVRDAPLIGVPAFGGEGYDVDSGRTLLREEILGHRVLEAYRRAEAHREAAFADYVNTTAIPCARVSASGELFGAVTLMLKKASRGK, from the coding sequence ATGGGAGTGCTACTGCAGGAGGTGAAGGCCCAGACCCTCGCCGGTAACCGGCTGTCGGGTCCCAACGGGGTGTCCCGTGGCCTTCTCGAAGGGGAGCATCGGTCGATGTTCCACGGGCGCAGCCTGGAATTCGACGATCTGCGCCCCTACATCCCCGGAGATGACGTCCGCGACATCGACTGGAAGGCGTCGGCGCGCTCAACCGACGTGCTGGTGAAGCGGTTCGTCTCCTACCGGCAGCAGCGTGTCCTGATGGTCGCCGACCTCGGCCGGAACATGCTCGCGCTGGCTGCGGGCGGTGAGGTCAAGCAGCGCGTGGTACTCAATGCCGTTGGCCTGGTGGGATTGATCGCCATCAGCAAGGGCGACGAAATGGGTTTGGTGTACGGCGACGCCACCGGGTCGGCTCATATGCCCAACCGCCGCGGTGAGGCGCATCTCGAGCACATCCTGGAGCGGGTCAACCGCCACCACGTGGCCGACAGCGGCCACAGCGACCTCTCCACCCAACTGGAGTACGTGCAGCAGCACTTCCGTCGTCGGCACATCGTCTTCGTCGTATCCGACGAACCCGATGTCTCAGCGGGATTGACCGAGCAGTTCCGCAAAGTGGCGGCGCGTCACGATGTGTATTGGATTACGGTGCGCGACGCACCGCTGATCGGCGTACCGGCCTTCGGCGGCGAGGGGTACGACGTCGACAGCGGCAGAACCCTACTGCGCGAGGAGATCCTGGGCCACCGGGTGCTGGAGGCATACCGTCGGGCCGAGGCGCATCGGGAGGCCGCATTCGCGGACTACGTCAACACCACGGCGATCCCGTGTGCCCGGGTGTCGGCGAGCGGTGAGTTGTTCGGGGCCGTCACCCTGATGCTGAAGAAGGCCAGCCGTGGCAAATGA
- a CDS encoding Rv0361 family membrane protein: MTQPPHSPFGGPNPVDGFTPQNSGHRQAPPPPPPQWGGPAPAAAPRPAPAPPNYAAPAPGGHPAPGGHPAPPQPGWQGPLQHDFQNFQPGPPQPRRNKKALLITAGATAAVLLLVGIVVAVVSFSGGGASGGAGGASTASEAVKGYLDALSKGDANAALAFGSDQPASKDFLTDDVLKQQVAKWPITNVRILSANETGDMAQVHVVANFGEQSSDQTLLVKKQDGRWKLTGATAKLNLAASTLTTNPATGQPLPAPPISLFGKAISGGSAVYVFPGWLDLGSSNKYLSVTSARPVLLDALIAQGVAMPAGVQVQLSDAGSEAAKKVVADAVAECAKSTALSPPGCPQNVPNPSLADGTAHWEAPDLAGLQYSFMSYDMKLRVMGTSKWKLTANSTDGTPMQGTPLIPLMGEIDMTQDPLAVKWVGR; encoded by the coding sequence GTGACTCAGCCGCCGCATTCGCCGTTCGGGGGTCCCAACCCCGTCGACGGATTTACCCCGCAGAATTCCGGCCACCGCCAGGCACCTCCGCCGCCGCCTCCACAGTGGGGCGGACCTGCGCCGGCCGCTGCACCGCGGCCCGCGCCCGCGCCGCCCAACTATGCCGCGCCCGCACCTGGTGGGCACCCCGCACCTGGTGGGCACCCGGCACCGCCGCAGCCCGGCTGGCAAGGCCCACTGCAACACGACTTCCAGAATTTCCAGCCCGGGCCCCCGCAGCCGCGGCGCAACAAGAAGGCGCTGCTCATCACGGCCGGTGCCACCGCTGCGGTGCTCCTGCTCGTGGGCATCGTGGTGGCCGTCGTGTCGTTCTCGGGCGGCGGAGCGAGTGGTGGCGCCGGCGGCGCCAGCACGGCCAGCGAGGCGGTCAAGGGCTACCTGGATGCGCTGTCGAAGGGAGATGCCAACGCTGCGTTGGCATTCGGATCAGATCAGCCGGCGTCGAAGGATTTCCTCACCGACGACGTTCTGAAGCAGCAGGTCGCGAAGTGGCCCATCACCAACGTGCGGATCCTCAGCGCCAACGAGACCGGCGACATGGCGCAGGTGCATGTGGTGGCGAACTTCGGTGAGCAGTCCTCCGATCAGACCCTGCTGGTGAAAAAGCAGGACGGCCGCTGGAAGTTGACCGGCGCGACCGCCAAGCTCAACCTCGCCGCGTCGACCCTCACCACCAATCCGGCGACCGGTCAACCCCTTCCGGCTCCGCCGATATCGCTGTTCGGCAAAGCGATTTCGGGCGGCTCCGCGGTCTACGTGTTTCCGGGGTGGCTGGACCTGGGCTCGTCGAACAAGTACCTCTCGGTGACGTCAGCGCGGCCGGTGCTGCTGGACGCCCTGATAGCCCAGGGCGTTGCGATGCCGGCCGGTGTCCAGGTGCAATTGAGCGACGCCGGATCCGAAGCTGCCAAGAAGGTCGTTGCCGACGCGGTCGCCGAATGCGCGAAGTCCACTGCGCTCTCGCCCCCGGGATGTCCGCAGAACGTCCCGAACCCGTCGTTGGCGGACGGTACCGCGCACTGGGAAGCGCCCGATCTGGCCGGCCTGCAGTACAGCTTCATGTCCTATGACATGAAGCTCCGGGTGATGGGGACATCGAAGTGGAAACTCACCGCCAATAGCACCGACGGCACGCCCATGCAGGGCACCCCGCTGATCCCGCTGATGGGAGAGATCGACATGACCCAGGATCCGCTGGCCGTGAAGTGGGTGGGTCGATGA
- a CDS encoding AAA family ATPase: MTVTMAAQPTRDELDRARAVVGALSNAFAAKVVGQAGLQQSLLIGLFTGGHVLLESVPGLAKTTAARAVADAVRANFRRIQCTPDLLPSDIIGTQIFDASKGTFHIQLGPVHANIVLLDEINRSSAKTQSAMLEAMEERQTSIAGEIYKIPEPFLVLATQNPVDQEGTYPLPEAQMDRFMFKEILTYPTPREEAEVIFRIDAGVYANNRNGAVASLDDILYIRDVARRVYLDPAIVNYITQIVAVTRTPQQYLPANLARLIEYGASPRATIAFCKAARALALLSGRNHVLPDDIKALAHRILRHRLILGFEAVAQNVTPEVLIDNIIQVVRTP, from the coding sequence ATGACCGTCACCATGGCAGCCCAGCCGACCCGGGATGAGCTCGACCGGGCCCGCGCCGTGGTGGGTGCGCTGTCCAATGCCTTCGCCGCCAAGGTGGTGGGCCAGGCCGGGTTGCAACAGAGTCTGCTGATCGGACTGTTCACCGGCGGTCACGTGCTGCTGGAAAGTGTTCCGGGACTTGCGAAGACAACGGCTGCACGCGCCGTCGCCGACGCGGTACGGGCCAATTTCCGGCGCATCCAGTGCACTCCTGACCTACTGCCCAGCGACATCATCGGCACCCAGATCTTCGACGCCTCCAAGGGAACGTTCCACATCCAGCTGGGGCCGGTGCACGCCAACATCGTGCTGCTCGACGAGATCAACCGATCCAGCGCGAAGACCCAGAGCGCCATGCTGGAGGCGATGGAGGAACGCCAGACCAGCATCGCCGGCGAGATCTACAAGATCCCCGAGCCGTTCCTGGTGCTCGCCACCCAGAACCCGGTCGACCAGGAGGGAACCTATCCGCTGCCGGAGGCGCAGATGGACCGGTTCATGTTCAAGGAGATCCTGACCTACCCGACACCCCGTGAAGAGGCGGAGGTGATCTTCCGGATCGATGCGGGCGTCTATGCAAACAACCGGAACGGGGCGGTGGCCTCGCTGGACGACATCCTCTACATCCGCGACGTGGCTCGGCGGGTGTACCTGGACCCCGCGATCGTCAATTACATCACCCAGATCGTCGCGGTGACACGTACTCCGCAGCAATACCTTCCGGCGAACCTGGCCCGGCTCATCGAGTACGGGGCGAGCCCACGCGCGACCATCGCCTTCTGCAAGGCCGCACGGGCGCTCGCATTACTGTCGGGGCGCAATCACGTGCTGCCCGATGACATCAAAGCGCTCGCGCACCGGATCTTGCGGCATCGACTGATTCTCGGATTCGAGGCGGTTGCGCAGAATGTCACTCCGGAAGTGTTGATAGACAACATTATTCAGGTAGTACGTACTCCGTAG
- a CDS encoding polysaccharide deacetylase family protein, which produces MITRRSFLSATVVGSIAAGYAWRFGVPSAHADPNTVDPPSVAVLNKRRTPMQWGMALPGIATSLAAGGRQIALTFDACDGACDDALLDTLQRNGVPAVLMLNSRWIDRNPDRARQLAGNPLFEIGNHGTRHVPLSVTGRSAYGIAGTRSADEVVSEVWGNHQKLTALTGRAPTWFRPGTAHYDDVAVEIVHELGEQPLGFTVNADNGATASAAAVRSNVMNASPGSIVIAHMNHPQSGTHAGFAEAIPAMQAAGWQFVTPTGQAVR; this is translated from the coding sequence GTGATCACCCGGCGTTCATTCCTGTCGGCGACGGTCGTCGGCTCGATTGCTGCCGGCTACGCATGGCGGTTCGGGGTGCCGAGCGCCCACGCCGACCCGAACACCGTCGACCCGCCTTCGGTCGCGGTGCTCAACAAGAGGCGTACTCCCATGCAGTGGGGGATGGCGCTGCCCGGAATTGCCACCTCGCTTGCCGCCGGCGGACGCCAGATCGCCCTCACCTTCGATGCCTGTGACGGTGCCTGCGATGACGCGCTCCTGGACACCCTGCAGCGCAACGGTGTGCCCGCGGTGCTCATGCTCAACTCGCGGTGGATCGACCGGAATCCGGACCGGGCGCGGCAATTGGCCGGCAACCCACTGTTTGAGATCGGCAACCACGGCACCCGTCATGTGCCGTTGTCGGTGACGGGTCGGTCTGCCTACGGGATCGCCGGGACCCGGTCGGCCGATGAAGTGGTCAGTGAGGTGTGGGGCAACCATCAAAAGCTGACTGCGCTGACCGGCCGGGCCCCGACCTGGTTCCGTCCCGGTACCGCGCACTATGACGACGTGGCAGTCGAGATCGTCCACGAACTCGGCGAGCAACCGTTGGGGTTCACCGTCAACGCGGACAACGGTGCGACGGCGTCGGCCGCCGCCGTGCGGTCCAACGTGATGAATGCGTCCCCGGGGTCGATCGTGATCGCCCACATGAACCACCCGCAATCGGGCACCCATGCCGGCTTCGCCGAGGCGATCCCCGCGATGCAGGCCGCGGGCTGGCAGTTCGTGACGCCGACCGGGCAGGCTGTGCGGTAG
- the groL gene encoding chaperonin GroEL (60 kDa chaperone family; promotes refolding of misfolded polypeptides especially under stressful conditions; forms two stacked rings of heptamers to form a barrel-shaped 14mer; ends can be capped by GroES; misfolded proteins enter the barrel where they are refolded when GroES binds), whose protein sequence is MAKTIAYDEEARRGLERGLNALADAVKVTLGPKGRNVVLEKKWGAPTITNDGVSIAKEIELEDPYEKIGAELVKEVAKKTDDVAGDGTTTATVLAQALVREGLRNVAAGANPLGLKRGIEKAVEKVTETLLKSAKEVETKEQIAATAGISAGDQSIGDLIAEAMDKVGNEGVITVEESNTFGLQLELTEGMRFDKGYISGYFVTDAERQEAVLEDPYILLVSSKISTVKDLLPLLEKVIQSGKPLLIIAEDVEGEALSTLVVNKIRGTFKSVAVKAPGFGDRRKAMLQDIAILTGGQVVSEEVGLSLETADVALLGTARKIVVTKDETTVIEGAGDADAIQGRVAQIRAEIENSDSDYDREKLQERLAKLAGGVAVIKAGAATEVELKERKHRIEDAVRNAKAAVEEGIVAGGGVALLQAAPSLDELKLEGDEATGANIVRVSLSAPLKQIAFNGGLEPGVVAEKVSNLPSGHGLNAATNVYEDLLKAGVADPVKVTRSALQNAASIAALFLTTEAVVADKPEKAGAPAGDPTGGMGGMDF, encoded by the coding sequence ATGGCTAAGACAATTGCGTATGACGAAGAGGCCCGTCGCGGCCTCGAGCGGGGCCTGAACGCCCTCGCTGACGCGGTAAAGGTGACGCTGGGCCCCAAGGGTCGCAACGTCGTCCTTGAGAAGAAGTGGGGCGCCCCCACGATCACCAACGATGGTGTGTCCATCGCCAAGGAGATCGAGCTGGAGGACCCGTACGAGAAGATCGGCGCTGAGCTGGTCAAAGAGGTCGCCAAGAAGACCGACGACGTCGCGGGCGATGGCACCACCACCGCCACCGTTCTGGCCCAGGCCCTGGTTCGCGAAGGCCTGCGCAACGTCGCTGCCGGCGCCAACCCGCTCGGCCTGAAGCGCGGCATCGAGAAGGCTGTCGAGAAGGTCACCGAGACCCTCCTGAAGTCCGCCAAGGAGGTGGAGACCAAGGAGCAGATCGCTGCCACCGCCGGTATCTCCGCCGGAGACCAGTCCATCGGCGACCTGATCGCCGAGGCCATGGACAAGGTCGGCAACGAGGGTGTCATCACCGTCGAGGAGAGCAACACCTTCGGGCTCCAGCTGGAGCTCACCGAGGGCATGCGCTTCGACAAGGGCTACATCTCGGGCTACTTCGTGACCGACGCCGAGCGTCAGGAAGCCGTCCTGGAGGATCCCTACATCCTGCTGGTCAGCTCGAAGATCTCGACCGTCAAGGACCTGCTGCCGCTGCTGGAGAAGGTCATCCAGTCCGGCAAGCCGCTGCTGATCATCGCCGAGGACGTCGAGGGCGAAGCCCTGTCGACCCTGGTGGTCAACAAGATCCGTGGCACCTTCAAGTCTGTGGCCGTCAAGGCTCCGGGCTTCGGTGACCGCCGCAAGGCCATGCTGCAGGACATCGCCATCCTCACCGGTGGCCAGGTCGTCAGCGAAGAGGTCGGCCTCTCGCTGGAGACCGCCGATGTCGCGCTGCTGGGCACCGCCCGCAAGATCGTGGTCACCAAGGACGAGACCACCGTCATCGAGGGTGCCGGCGATGCCGACGCGATCCAGGGCCGTGTCGCCCAGATCCGCGCCGAGATCGAGAACAGCGACTCCGACTACGACCGCGAGAAGCTGCAGGAGCGCCTGGCCAAGCTGGCCGGCGGTGTTGCGGTGATCAAGGCCGGAGCTGCCACCGAGGTGGAGCTCAAGGAGCGCAAGCACCGCATCGAGGACGCCGTCCGTAACGCGAAGGCTGCCGTCGAAGAGGGCATCGTCGCCGGTGGCGGCGTGGCTCTGCTGCAGGCGGCCCCGTCGCTGGACGAGCTGAAGCTCGAGGGTGACGAGGCAACCGGCGCCAACATCGTGCGCGTCTCGCTGTCGGCTCCGCTCAAGCAGATCGCCTTCAACGGTGGTCTGGAGCCGGGTGTCGTCGCCGAGAAGGTGTCGAACCTGCCCTCGGGTCACGGCCTGAACGCCGCGACCAACGTGTACGAGGACCTGCTCAAGGCCGGCGTTGCCGACCCGGTGAAGGTCACCCGCTCGGCGCTGCAGAACGCAGCGTCCATCGCGGCGCTGTTCCTCACCACCGAGGCCGTCGTCGCCGACAAGCCGGAGAAGGCCGGGGCGCCCGCGGGCGATCCGACCGGTGGCATGGGCGGTATGGACTTCTAG